One genomic segment of Thunnus albacares chromosome 18, fThuAlb1.1, whole genome shotgun sequence includes these proteins:
- the stbd1 gene encoding uncharacterized protein stbd1, with protein sequence MSLKNSDALAVERRMDLASLFCMIGRHGPAVALVVMVMVSVLAGFIIYRTVRGKRRKATAAADGADSKSPEAERDASVLQPGPEPGPEESHSSVESTDVSDVGSSDVLKQTDLNIRQRRAAAAAAAAEKKPPLCSLPKSDIQVPLNKHTTSDDTEDVAVMRDSHKVTETYAEEATESLQSDTYTVAEMEVEDAVDWQQHATDDRIKDEEEIHDIDSCMKEPEPINDESCQEEEEKVFKAEYQENEDVTTDKDVSDKKTRQEEENFQYASSGPVWSEQTLHTSENNDKLQDNKTTLETNTVESNLEEPVMHIDDVPVTCPCYDKDEEFEDQKHHLDSIDYSNNNLSTEEEKKNEVEEAEEESVDYQEQETTLPSSQQDQCDHVTDVVAPPIQDSECDDDGGLAEVIEEDIDEDHTNNLTAVEFDAHSLQLNVEELQTEQKEENGLTCNQEVGVLLAGTDQVKENILTSDDIAACDEEHDSSNVVLSPVLPCLSEPVKVDNLDEGLSSDTTDAKAQISSIADFPDLSSDCQQVQKEDKIVATLDEDTDSANVGPQMPLHKSKNQPESNESGTSTVLAEECNDHVYESHVSSCCKDQQSVQVIDNDAFDEADVAACPDTDTNVTASVTAEEIPCPHLTSISQDCQSDHMGINETFDAMGVNSATEAAACDNASIAAPEMSEEISHPDMPASSQDQQSDQTQNNNDFSEVTTGAAPVMTEDINPPMCHLHLPSFQQSVLRDTDISSPGVGEESGISSMTVSPDLQDAGNEFGMTVENMALPVMDCDPQSGEQTEAQNNVFTDDVAISVIKEDTAGMVFGPYPSHLSQQPQSEHTDRVNYGSIAANEDMFGQEIEDSYQRVMDQFVAQSAANVTSLTDELKTQSDMKAVVEVVEVKKKKEAVSAEKKKATEAEKEKDEDYEKTEISIMEATMDNNEWITESNYQVLPWMNLSVPSLAQDPTKTDQLPTEEGQHSSSLTDATCIDTNTPPSTDVKQTSTLSLVDENTENSKKVVAVQPMPQHVNVLFRVHYLTQSPYQTVAITGNQEELGNWKAFIPLERAKDGHWATVVSLPAERHVEWKFVVVDKGEVCRWEECGNRLLDTGYGDDLLVHKWWGFL encoded by the exons ATGTCGCTGAAAAACAGCGACGCCTTGGCCGTGGAGAGACGCATGGATCTGGCCTCGCTCTTCTGCATGATCGGGCGACACGGTCCCGCCGTGGCTCTGGTTGTGATGGTGATGGTGTCCGTGCTGGCGGGTTTCATCATCTACCGGACTGTAAGGGGGAAGCGGAGGAAGGCCACCGCCGCAGCCGACGGCGCCGACAGCAAGAGCCCCGAAGCGGAGAGAGACGCATCGGTGTTGCAACCGGGACCGGAGCCGGGCCCGGAGGAATCACATAGCTCAGTGGAGTCAACAG ATGTGAGTGACGTGGGCTCATCAGATGTGCTAAAACAGACTGATCTCAATATCAGGCAGCGtcgtgctgctgctgctgctgctgctgctgagaagaAACCTCCACTTTGTTCTCTTCCCAAGAGTGACATCCAAGTACCACTCAACAAGCACACCACTTCAGATGACACAGAGGACGTGGCAGTCATGCGAGACTCTCACAAAGTAACAGAGACGTATGCAGAGGAGGCCACTGAAAGCCTGCAAAGTGATACTTACACAGTGGCTGAAATGGAGGTGGAGGATGCTGTTGATTGGCAACAACATGCAACAGATGACCGCATAAAGGATGAAGAAGAGATCCATGATATCGACAGCTGCATGAAAGAACCTGAGCCAATAAATGATGAGAGCTgccaggaggaggaagagaag GTGTTTAAAGCAGAATACCAGGAAAATGAGGATGTGACCACAGACAAGGATGTCTCTGACAAGAAAACCAGACAAGAGGAGGAAAACTTTCAGTATGCTTCAAGCGGTCCAGTGTGGTCTGAACAAACCCTTCATACAAGTGAAAACAATGACAAACTACAAGATAATAAAACCACACTGGAAACGAACACAGTGGAGTCCAACTTGGAAGAGCCTGTCATGCATATTGACGATGTACCTGTCACTTGCCCCTGTTATGACAAAGATGAGGAGTTTGAGGACCAGAAACACCATCTAGATAGTATTGATTACAGCAATAATAACCTCtctacagaagaagaaaagaaaaatgaggtTGAGGAGGCAGAAGAGGAGTCTGTAGATTATCAGGAACAAGAAACAACCCTGCCATCTTCACAGCAGGACCAATGTGATCATGTGACGGATGTGGTGGCACCTCCCATTCAGGATAGtgaatgtgatgatgatggtggtctAGCCGAAGTGATTGAAGAAGATATAGATGAAGACCACACAAACAATCTTACAGCTGTCGAATTTGACGCTCACTCACTACAGCTCAACGTGGAAGAACTGCAGActgaacaaaaagaggaaaatggtCTTACATGCAATCAAGAGGTTGGTGTTCTTCTTGCTGGGACTGATCAAGTGAAAGAGAATATACTGACTAGTGACGACATTGCTGCCTGTGATGAAGAACATGACAGTTCAAATGTGGTGCTCAGCCCTGTTCTGCCCTGTTTGAGCGAGCCTGTAAAGGTTGATAATCTTGATGAGGGTCTGTCAAGTGACACCACTGATGCAAAAGCTCAAATCTCAAGTATTGCAGATTTCCCTGACTTGTCATCAGATTGTCAACAAGTGCAGAAAGAGGATAAAATAGTTGCAACTTTGGATGAAGACACTGATTCTGCTAATGTGGGCCCCCAAATGCCATTGCATAAGTCAAAAAATCAGCCTGAAAGCAACGAAAGTGGCACatccactgtgttggctgaaGAATGTAATGATCATGTGTATGAATCTCATGTTTCATCCTGCTGCAAAGATCAACAAAGTGTCCAAGTGATAGATAATGATGCTTTTGATGAGGCAGATGTTGCTGCTTGTCctgatacagatacaaatgTTACTGCTTCTGTAACAGCTGAAGAAATACCTTGTCCTCACCTGACATCCATCAGCCAAGACTGCCAAAGTGACCACATGGGAATTAATGAGACTTTTGACGCGATGGGAGTTAATTCTGCTACTGAAGCAGCTGCTTGTGATAATGCTAGCATTGCTGCACCTGAAATGTCAGAAGAAATATCTCACCCTGACATGCCGGCTTCTTCCCAAGACCAACAAAGTGaccaaacacaaaataacaacgATTTTTCTGAAGTTACCACTGGTGCTGCTCCCGTCATGACTGAAGACATTAACCCTCCCATGTGTCATCTTCACTTGCCATCTTTCCAGCAAAGTGTGCTGAGGGATACTGACATATCATCTCCTGGTGTTGGTGAAGAGAGTGGGATTTCAAGCATGACTGTCAGCCCTGATTTGCAAGATGCTGGTAATGAATTTGGCATGACGGTTGAAAATATGGCGCTTCCGGTGATGGATTGTGATCCACAGTCGGGGGAACAGACAGAGGCTCAAAACAACGTCTTTACTGATGATGTAGCTATATCTGTCATCAAGGAGGATACAGCAGGTATGGTCTTCGGGCCTTACCCATCACATCTTTCTCAGCAACCCCAAAGTGAGCACACAGATAGGGTTAATTATGGGTCAATTGCAGCCAACGAGGACATGTTTGGCCAAGAAATTGAGGATAGCTACCAAAGAGTGATGGACCAGTTTGTTGCACAGAGTGCGGCCAATGTTACTAGCTTAACTGATGAGCTGAAAACACAGTCGGACATGAAAGCTGTTGTTGAGGTTGTAGaggtaaagaagaagaaggaagcaGTAAGCgctgaaaagaaaaaggcaacagaagcagagaaggagaaagatgAGGACTATGAAAAGACGGAAATCAGTATTATGGAGGCAACTATGGACAATAATGAGTGGATCACGGAAAGTAACTACCAAGTCCTTCCCTGGATGAACCTTTCTGTCCCATCTTTGGCCCAAGACCCCACAAAAACCGACCAGCTTCCCACTGAAGAAGGCCAGCACAGCTCTTCTCTCACAGATGCTACTTGTATAGATACAAATACCCCACCTTCCACTGACGTCAAACAAACCAGCACTCTCTCTCTTGttgatgaaaacacagaaaatagcaaaaagGTTGTGGCTGTCCAGCCCATGCCTCAGCACGTCAACGTGCTCTTCCGCGTCCACTATCTTACCCAATCACCGTACCAGACGGTGGCCATAACGGGGAaccaggaggagctggggaACTGGAAGGCATTCATCCCTCTAGAGAGGGCCAAGGATGGGCACTGGGCCACTGTGGTCAGCCTCCCAGCAGAGCGCCATGTGGAGTGGAAGTTTGTGGTGGTGGACAAAGGTGAGGTGTGTCGCTGGGAGGAATGTGGAAACCGCCTCCTCGATACGGGCTACGGAGATGACCTGCTTGTGCACAAATGGTGGGGATTCCTGTGA
- the LOC122968433 gene encoding heat shock protein 30-like, whose protein sequence is MFHLATRGLTTKNTVKMLCSHGFQSALSPCRQFYWPVRSLWPEVKPLIYQDDLLQRNLQEMHRSLELMHKLQYKILVEMEPFQTSVATQPVSYQLEKKGEHFVLTLDTQGFSPEELSVKQVGNKLRISGKTEKKQEDGKGSYSYIRQEFRQEFDLPKGLNPETISCYLAPDGKLHIQAAKALCVEEAERELTIKRSLEEKTQQSPSSQPEDSSTETDNSTQDKPKDMH, encoded by the coding sequence ATGTTTCATCTTGCAACAAGAGGACTCACCACTAAAAACACAGTGAAGATGCTGTGCTCTCATGGattccagtctgccctcagtccatGCAGGCAATTCTACTGGCCTGTACGCAGTCTGTGGCCAGAGGTAAAACCTCTGATCTATCAGGACGATCTACTGCAGAGAAACCTCCAGGAGATGCACAGAAGTCTGGAACTGATGCATAAACTTCAATACAAGATCCTGGTAGAGATGGAACCTTTTCAAACCAGTGTGGCTACACAACCGGTCTCCTACCAGCTGGAGAAGAAGGGAGAGCACTTTGTCCTCACCCTGGACACTCAAGGCTTTTCCCCAGAGGAGCTGTCTGTCAAACAGGTGGGAAACAAGCTGAGAATCAGCgggaagacagagaagaagcagGAGGACGGGAAAGGCTCCTACTCTTACATACGCCAGGAGTTCAGACAGGAGTTTGATCTGCCTAAAGGGCTGAATCCTGAGACCATCAGCTGCTACCTGGCTCCAGATGGGAAGCTCCACATCCAGGCAGCCAAAGCTCTGTGTGTTgaggaggctgagagagagCTGACTATCAAGAGGAGcttggaggagaaaacacagcagagtccGAGTTCACAGCCAGaagacagcagcacagagacagacaacagCACACAGGACAAACCTAAAGACATGCACTGA